A single region of the Zonotrichia albicollis isolate bZonAlb1 chromosome 16, bZonAlb1.hap1, whole genome shotgun sequence genome encodes:
- the CDIP1 gene encoding cell death-inducing p53-target protein 1 isoform X2 — protein sequence MSNDPPPPYPGGPSAPLIEEKHGPPSAPEGVTPVVGQPQGVPIPPPEFGPPPYEPPSQPGFIPPHMPTDGSGPYVPPGYYPPPGPHPPMGYYPAPGPYPSPGGHTATVLVPPGAATTVTVLQGEIFQGAPVQTVCPHCQQAITTKISYEIGLMSFLLGFFCCFVGCDLCCCLIPCLFDDFKDVTHTCPNCKAYIYTYKRMC from the exons ATGTCCAACGATCCCCCCCCGCCCTACCCGGGGGGCCCCTCGGCGCCGCTGATAGAGGAGAAGCACGGCCCCCCCTCGGCACCAG AGGGTGTCACCCCAGTGGTGGGACAGCCCCAGGGGGTTCCGATCCCCCCTCCTGAGTTCGGACCTCCCCCCTATGAGCCCCCCTCGCAGCCAGGGTTCATCCCCCCCCACATGCCCACGGATGGCTCTGGGCCCTACGTGCCACCAG GATATTACCCACCCCCAGGCCCTCACCCCCCCATGGGCTACTACCCTGCCCCAGGCCCCTACCCCTCTCCTGGTGGCCACACGGCCACAGTGCTGGTGCCCCCGGGAGCTGCCACCACGGTGAcagtgctgcagggagagaTCTTCCAGGGAGCCCCTGTGCAGACTGTGTGTCCCCACTGCCAGCAAGCCATCACCACCAAGATCTCCTACGAGATTGGGCTCATGAGCTTCCTCCTGGGCTTCTTCTGCTGCTTCGTGGG gtgtgatctctgctgctgcctgatcCCCTGCCTGTTCGATGACTTCAAGGACGTGACACACACGTGTCCCAACTGCAAGGCCTACATCTACACGTACAAGCGCATGTGCTAA
- the CDIP1 gene encoding cell death-inducing p53-target protein 1 isoform X1 translates to MSNDPPPPYPGGPSAPLIEEKHGPPSAPEGVTPVVGQPQGVPIPPPEFGPPPYEPPSQPGFIPPHMPTDGSGPYVPPAGYYPPPGPHPPMGYYPAPGPYPSPGGHTATVLVPPGAATTVTVLQGEIFQGAPVQTVCPHCQQAITTKISYEIGLMSFLLGFFCCFVGCDLCCCLIPCLFDDFKDVTHTCPNCKAYIYTYKRMC, encoded by the exons ATGTCCAACGATCCCCCCCCGCCCTACCCGGGGGGCCCCTCGGCGCCGCTGATAGAGGAGAAGCACGGCCCCCCCTCGGCACCAG AGGGTGTCACCCCAGTGGTGGGACAGCCCCAGGGGGTTCCGATCCCCCCTCCTGAGTTCGGACCTCCCCCCTATGAGCCCCCCTCGCAGCCAGGGTTCATCCCCCCCCACATGCCCACGGATGGCTCTGGGCCCTACGTGCCACCAG CAGGATATTACCCACCCCCAGGCCCTCACCCCCCCATGGGCTACTACCCTGCCCCAGGCCCCTACCCCTCTCCTGGTGGCCACACGGCCACAGTGCTGGTGCCCCCGGGAGCTGCCACCACGGTGAcagtgctgcagggagagaTCTTCCAGGGAGCCCCTGTGCAGACTGTGTGTCCCCACTGCCAGCAAGCCATCACCACCAAGATCTCCTACGAGATTGGGCTCATGAGCTTCCTCCTGGGCTTCTTCTGCTGCTTCGTGGG gtgtgatctctgctgctgcctgatcCCCTGCCTGTTCGATGACTTCAAGGACGTGACACACACGTGTCCCAACTGCAAGGCCTACATCTACACGTACAAGCGCATGTGCTAA